TACCATGCGCACAACGTATTTGTATTTTTGCACATTGTCTGCTGCTTCAACAAGGGTGCCAAATTTTACACCGATTTCACCTTGGGCTTGCGCCACTTCGTGGTGGACTACGAACACCTCAAGGCCCACTTGTTCAAGGACTTGTACCATCTCTGCGCGCAAATCTACCATAGAGTCGATAGGTTGGCATGGGAAATAGCCGCCTTTGGTACGCGGTCGGTGGCCTGTGTTGTAGCCGTCTGGGTAATCAGTGGCATCATTCCAGCCACCTTCTTCGGAATCAACACAATAGGAGGCGCAGTTAATGTCATCTTTGATTTTGACATCATCAAAGACAAAAAATTCATTCTCTGGCCCAAAAAAAGCAGTATCGCCCACGCCACTTTCGCTTAAATGGCTTACTGCTTTTTTGGCGATACTTCGAGGGCATTTTTCGTACATTTGACCTTTGTAAATGTCGTAAACGTCACAAATAACAATGACAGTAGAATCTGCAGTGAAGGGATCTAAAAAGGCAGTTTCTGCCTCTGGGATAAGCACCATGTCTGAACGGTTAATGGGCTGCCAAGCGTCTACTGAGGAGCCATCAAACGGAATTCCACTCTTGAAGGTATCAGGGCTGATGGCGGTCATTGTGTAGGTAACATGGTGCCATGTGCCTTTAATGTCAGTGAAACGAAAATCAACAAATTTTACTTCGTTTTCTTTGCAGTAAGAGAAAAACTCTTCAACGCTATTAACAAACTTTCCCATATGAACTCCTGTGTAAGATAGTGTTGGCAGTATTGTACCGCATTGCTTTGGAAAAGCCACCGCGCATAATGATTAAAAAGTAATCAATTCGCGCTCTCGATTGGAAAAAATTGCACATTTTGTATACCCAAAGGTTTTGGCTAGCGCAACAACAATCTCGCCGCCTTCA
This Sulfurospirillum tamanense DNA region includes the following protein-coding sequences:
- the glnA gene encoding type I glutamate--ammonia ligase produces the protein MGKFVNSVEEFFSYCKENEVKFVDFRFTDIKGTWHHVTYTMTAISPDTFKSGIPFDGSSVDAWQPINRSDMVLIPEAETAFLDPFTADSTVIVICDVYDIYKGQMYEKCPRSIAKKAVSHLSESGVGDTAFFGPENEFFVFDDVKIKDDINCASYCVDSEEGGWNDATDYPDGYNTGHRPRTKGGYFPCQPIDSMVDLRAEMVQVLEQVGLEVFVVHHEVAQAQGEIGVKFGTLVEAADNVQKYKYVVRMVAHLNGKTATFMPKPLYGDNGSGMHVHQSIWKDGKNLFYKEGEYANLSDMARYYIGGILAHARSVAAFTNASTNSYKRLIPGFEAPSILTYSSQNRSASCRIPYGSGEKSTRIEMRFPDSTGNPYLAFSAMLMAGLDGIKNKTEPAGPMDEDLFELSLDEIRERGINQMPHTLRGSLEAVIRDNEYLKPVMSKHFIDTYQHYKFETQVWPYEARPTPFEFKTTYSC